A genomic stretch from Bos javanicus breed banteng chromosome 3, ARS-OSU_banteng_1.0, whole genome shotgun sequence includes:
- the SCAMP3 gene encoding secretory carrier-associated membrane protein 3 — protein MAQGRDGGNPFAEPGELDNPFQDPAVIQHRPSTHYATLDVYNPFETREPPPSYEPPAPVPIAPPSAPPLQSSRKLSPTEPKNYGSYSTQASTAAATAELLKKQEELNRKAEELDRRERELQHAALGSTATRQNNWPPLPSFCPVQPCFFQDISMEIPQEFQKTVSTMYYLWMCSTLALLLNFLACLASFCVETSNGSGFGLSILWILLFTPCSFVCWYRPMYKAFRSDSSFNFFVFFFIFFVQDVLFVLQAIGIPGWGFSGWISALVVLKVNTAVAVLMLLVALFFTGIAVLGIVMLKRIHSLYRRTGASFQKAQQEFAAGVFSNPAVRTAAANAAAGAAENAFRAP, from the exons ATGGCTCAAGGCAGAGACGGTGGAAACCCTTTCGCCGAGCCCGGCGAGCTTGACAACCCCTTTCAG GACCCAGCTGTGATCCAGCATCGACCCAGCACGCACTATGCTACTCTTGACGTCTACAACCCTTTTGAGACCCGGGAG CCACCACCAAGCTATGAGCCTCCTGCCCCTGTTCCGATAGCTCCACCCTCAGCTCCACCCTTGCAGTCCTCAAGAAAACTCAGCCCCACAGAACCCAAGAACTATGGCTCCTACAGCACCCAG GCTTCAACTGCAGCAGCCACAGCTGAGCTGCTAAAGAAACAGGAGGAGCTCAACCGAAAGGCAGAGGAGTTGGACCGAAGGGAGCGAGAACTCCAGCATGCTGCCCTGGGCagcacagcta CTCGACAGAACAATTGGCCTCCTCTACCTTCTTTTTGCCCAGTTCAGCCCTGCTTTTTCCAGGACATCTCCATGGAGATCCCCCAAGAATTTCAGAAGACAGTATCCACCATGTACTACCTCTGGATGT GTAGCACTCTGGCtcttcttttgaattttcttgCCTGCCTGGCCAGCTTCTGTGTGGAGACCAGCAATGGCTCAGGCTTTGGGCTCTCTATCCTCTGGATCCTCCTCTTCACTCCCTGCTCCTTCGTCTGCTGGTATCGCCCCATGTACAAGGCTTTCCG GAGTGACAGTTCATTCAATTTCTtcgttttcttcttcattttcttcgtCCAGGATGTTCTGTTTGTCCTCCAGGCCATTGGCATCCCAGGTTGGGGGTTCAG TGGCTGGATCTCTGCCCTGGTGGTGCTGAAGGTCAACACAGCTGTAGCTGTACTCATGCTGCTGGTTGCCCTGTTCTTCACTGGCATTGCTGTGCTGGGAATTGTTATGCTGAAGCGG ATCCACTCTTTGTATCGCCGCACAGGTGCCAGCTTTCAGAAGGCCCAGCAAGAGTTTGCAGCTGGTGTCTTCTCCAACCCTGCGGTGCGAACCGCAGCTGCCAATGCAGCCGCTGGGGCTGCAGAAAATGCCTTCCGGGCCCCGTGA
- the ENTREP3 gene encoding protein ENTREP3 isoform X2, with amino-acid sequence MMPSPSDSSRSLTSRPSTRGLTHLRLHRPWLQALLTLGLAQVLLGVLVVTFSMVASSITTTESVKRSCPSWAGFSSWVHPVVRGSPRCLPFMLSLCPLYPQLAFSGVVGIVSWKRPFTLVISFFSLLSVLCVMLSMAGSVLSCKNAQLARDFQECNLDGKVCVCCPSVRLLRPCPESGQELKIALNSTCDEARGALKNLLFSVCGLTICAAIICTLSAIVCCIQIFSLDLVHTLAPERSVSGPLGPLGCTSSPPDPLLHTMLDLEEFVPPVPPPPYYPPEYTCSSETDAQSITYNGSMDSPVPLYPTDCPPSYEAVMGLRGDSQATLFDPQLHDGSCICERVASIVDVSMDSGSLVLSAIGDLPGGSSPSEDSCLLELQGSVRSVDYVLFRSIQRSRAGYCLSLDCGLRGPFEDSPLPRRPPRAARSYSCSAPEAPPPLGAPTAARSCHRLEGWPPWVGPCFPELRRRVPRGGSRPAAAPSPRAPARRFSDSSGSLTPPGHRPPHPAPPPPLLLPRSHSDPGITTSSNTAEFRDLYTKVLEEEAASVSSADTGLCSEACLFRLAHCPSPKLLRARSAEKRRPVPTFQKVPLPSGPAPAHSLGDLKGSWPGRGLVTRFLQMSRKAPDPNGNGAHGHKQVPRSPCGRPGQESLHLRSCGDLSSGSSLRRLLSGRRLERATRPHSLSLNGGSRETGL; translated from the exons ATGATGCCCTCGCCTAGCGATTCCAGCCGCTCGCTAACTAGCCGGCCCAGCACTCGGGGCCTTACACACCTCCGCCTCCACCGACCCTGGCTACAGGCCCTGCTCACGCTGGGGCTGGCTCAGGTGCTCCTGGGCGTCCTGGTGGTCACCTTCAGCATGGTGGcctcctccatcaccaccactgagAGCGTCAAGAGATCCTGCCCGTCTTGGGCTGGGTTCTCG AGCTGGGTACACCCTGTGGTGCGGGGCTCACCCAGGTGCCTCCCCTTCATGCTGAGCCTGTGCCCGCTTTATCCCCAGCTGGCGTTTTCCGGGGTTGTTGGCATCGTGTCTTGGAAGCGGCCGTTCACTCTAGTG atctccttcttctccttgcTTTCGGTGCTCTGTGTCATGCTCAGCATGGCCGGCTCTGTTCTCTCCTGTAAAAACGCTCAGCTGGCCCGAGACTTCCAAGAATGCAACTTG GATGGGAAGGTCTGCGTGTGCTGCCCCTCTGTTCGTCTTCTTAGGCCCTGTCCAGAGTCGGGGCAGGAACTGAAAATTGCTCTTAACTCCACCTGTGATGAAGCCCGAGGGGCCCTCAAG AACTTACTCTTCAGCGTCTGTGGGCTCACCATATGTGCCGCCATAATCTGTACCCTCTCTGCCATTGTCTGCTGCATCCAGATCTTCTCCCTGGACCTTGTGCACACG TTGGCGCCTGAACGCTCAGTCTCAGGCCCTTTGGGGCCTCTGGGCTGTACCTCCTCGCCCCCAGACCCTCTCCTGCACACCATGCTGGACCTGGAGGAATTTGTACCACCCGTGCCCCCGCCACCGTACTACCCCCCCGAGTATACCTGCAGCTCAGAAACAGATGCGCAGAG CATCACCTACAATGGCTCCATGGACAGCCCAGTGCCCTTATACCCTACTGATTGCCCCCCTTCTTATGAGGCCGTCATGGGGCTACGAGGAGACAGTCAG GCCACTCTGTTTGATCCTCAGCTGCATGATGGCTCCTGCATCTGCGAGCGAGTGGCCTCCATTGTAGACG TGTCCATGGACAGCGGGTCTCTGGTGCTGTCTGCCATTGGCGACCTCCCGGGGGGCTCCAGCCCATCGGAGGACTCGTGCCTGCTGGAGTTGCAGGGCTCCGTGCGCTCCGTTGACTACGTGCTCTTCCGCTCTATTCAGCGCAGCCGCGCTGGCTACTGCCTCAGCCTGGACTGCGGCCTTCGGGGCCCCTTCGAGGACAGCCCCCTTCCCCGGCGGCCCCCAAGGGCAGCCCGCTCCTATTCCTGCTCTGCCCCCgaagccccacccccactgggTGCCCCCACAGCGGCCCGCAGCTGCCACCGGCTGGAGGGCTGGCCGCCTTGGGTGGGACCCTGCTTCCCCGAGCTGAGGCGGCGGGTCCCCCGGGGAGGCAGCCGGCCAGCTGCGGCCCCTTCCCCCCGAGCCCCGGCCCGCCGCTTCAGCGATAGCTCAGGTTCCCTCACCCCACCGGGGCACCGGCCTCCTCACCCGGCTCCCCCACCACCGCTGCTGCTGCCACGGTCCCACAGTGACCCAGGCATCACCACCTCCAGCAACACTG CTGAATTCAGGGACCTTTATACCAAAGTGCTTGAGGAAGAAGCTGCTTCCGTTTCCTCTGCAGATACAG ggcTCTGCTCTGAAGCCTGCCTCTTCCGTCTAGCCCATTGCCCTTCCCCCAAGTTGCTCCGTGCCCGCTCAGCAGAGAAGCGGCGCCCTGTGCCCACCTTCCAGAAGGTCCCCCTGCCCTCGGGCCCTGCACCAGCCCACTCCCTGGGGGACCTGAAGGGCAGCTGGCCAGGCCGGGGCCTGGTCACCCGTTTCCTCCAGATGTCCAGGAAGGCCCCAGATCCCAATGGGAATGGAGCCCATGGGCATAAACAG GTGCCCCGGAGCCCCTGCGGCCGGCCAGGCCAAGAGAGCCTCCACCTTCGCAGCTGCGGCGACCTGAGCTCCGGCTCCTCCCTGAGGCGTCTCCTGTCCGGCCGCAGGCTGGAGCGTGCTACCCGTCCCCACAGCCTCAGCCTCAATGGGGGCAGCCGGGAGACTGGGCTCTGA
- the ENTREP3 gene encoding protein ENTREP3 isoform X1, translated as MMPSPSDSSRSLTSRPSTRGLTHLRLHRPWLQALLTLGLAQVLLGVLVVTFSMVASSITTTESVKRSCPSWAGFSSWVHPVVRGSPRCLPFMLSLCPLYPQLAFSGVVGIVSWKRPFTLVISFFSLLSVLCVMLSMAGSVLSCKNAQLARDFQECNLDGKVCVCCPSVRLLRPCPESGQELKIALNSTCDEARGALKNLLFSVCGLTICAAIICTLSAIVCCIQIFSLDLVHTQLAPERSVSGPLGPLGCTSSPPDPLLHTMLDLEEFVPPVPPPPYYPPEYTCSSETDAQSITYNGSMDSPVPLYPTDCPPSYEAVMGLRGDSQATLFDPQLHDGSCICERVASIVDVSMDSGSLVLSAIGDLPGGSSPSEDSCLLELQGSVRSVDYVLFRSIQRSRAGYCLSLDCGLRGPFEDSPLPRRPPRAARSYSCSAPEAPPPLGAPTAARSCHRLEGWPPWVGPCFPELRRRVPRGGSRPAAAPSPRAPARRFSDSSGSLTPPGHRPPHPAPPPPLLLPRSHSDPGITTSSNTAEFRDLYTKVLEEEAASVSSADTGLCSEACLFRLAHCPSPKLLRARSAEKRRPVPTFQKVPLPSGPAPAHSLGDLKGSWPGRGLVTRFLQMSRKAPDPNGNGAHGHKQVPRSPCGRPGQESLHLRSCGDLSSGSSLRRLLSGRRLERATRPHSLSLNGGSRETGL; from the exons ATGATGCCCTCGCCTAGCGATTCCAGCCGCTCGCTAACTAGCCGGCCCAGCACTCGGGGCCTTACACACCTCCGCCTCCACCGACCCTGGCTACAGGCCCTGCTCACGCTGGGGCTGGCTCAGGTGCTCCTGGGCGTCCTGGTGGTCACCTTCAGCATGGTGGcctcctccatcaccaccactgagAGCGTCAAGAGATCCTGCCCGTCTTGGGCTGGGTTCTCG AGCTGGGTACACCCTGTGGTGCGGGGCTCACCCAGGTGCCTCCCCTTCATGCTGAGCCTGTGCCCGCTTTATCCCCAGCTGGCGTTTTCCGGGGTTGTTGGCATCGTGTCTTGGAAGCGGCCGTTCACTCTAGTG atctccttcttctccttgcTTTCGGTGCTCTGTGTCATGCTCAGCATGGCCGGCTCTGTTCTCTCCTGTAAAAACGCTCAGCTGGCCCGAGACTTCCAAGAATGCAACTTG GATGGGAAGGTCTGCGTGTGCTGCCCCTCTGTTCGTCTTCTTAGGCCCTGTCCAGAGTCGGGGCAGGAACTGAAAATTGCTCTTAACTCCACCTGTGATGAAGCCCGAGGGGCCCTCAAG AACTTACTCTTCAGCGTCTGTGGGCTCACCATATGTGCCGCCATAATCTGTACCCTCTCTGCCATTGTCTGCTGCATCCAGATCTTCTCCCTGGACCTTGTGCACACG CAGTTGGCGCCTGAACGCTCAGTCTCAGGCCCTTTGGGGCCTCTGGGCTGTACCTCCTCGCCCCCAGACCCTCTCCTGCACACCATGCTGGACCTGGAGGAATTTGTACCACCCGTGCCCCCGCCACCGTACTACCCCCCCGAGTATACCTGCAGCTCAGAAACAGATGCGCAGAG CATCACCTACAATGGCTCCATGGACAGCCCAGTGCCCTTATACCCTACTGATTGCCCCCCTTCTTATGAGGCCGTCATGGGGCTACGAGGAGACAGTCAG GCCACTCTGTTTGATCCTCAGCTGCATGATGGCTCCTGCATCTGCGAGCGAGTGGCCTCCATTGTAGACG TGTCCATGGACAGCGGGTCTCTGGTGCTGTCTGCCATTGGCGACCTCCCGGGGGGCTCCAGCCCATCGGAGGACTCGTGCCTGCTGGAGTTGCAGGGCTCCGTGCGCTCCGTTGACTACGTGCTCTTCCGCTCTATTCAGCGCAGCCGCGCTGGCTACTGCCTCAGCCTGGACTGCGGCCTTCGGGGCCCCTTCGAGGACAGCCCCCTTCCCCGGCGGCCCCCAAGGGCAGCCCGCTCCTATTCCTGCTCTGCCCCCgaagccccacccccactgggTGCCCCCACAGCGGCCCGCAGCTGCCACCGGCTGGAGGGCTGGCCGCCTTGGGTGGGACCCTGCTTCCCCGAGCTGAGGCGGCGGGTCCCCCGGGGAGGCAGCCGGCCAGCTGCGGCCCCTTCCCCCCGAGCCCCGGCCCGCCGCTTCAGCGATAGCTCAGGTTCCCTCACCCCACCGGGGCACCGGCCTCCTCACCCGGCTCCCCCACCACCGCTGCTGCTGCCACGGTCCCACAGTGACCCAGGCATCACCACCTCCAGCAACACTG CTGAATTCAGGGACCTTTATACCAAAGTGCTTGAGGAAGAAGCTGCTTCCGTTTCCTCTGCAGATACAG ggcTCTGCTCTGAAGCCTGCCTCTTCCGTCTAGCCCATTGCCCTTCCCCCAAGTTGCTCCGTGCCCGCTCAGCAGAGAAGCGGCGCCCTGTGCCCACCTTCCAGAAGGTCCCCCTGCCCTCGGGCCCTGCACCAGCCCACTCCCTGGGGGACCTGAAGGGCAGCTGGCCAGGCCGGGGCCTGGTCACCCGTTTCCTCCAGATGTCCAGGAAGGCCCCAGATCCCAATGGGAATGGAGCCCATGGGCATAAACAG GTGCCCCGGAGCCCCTGCGGCCGGCCAGGCCAAGAGAGCCTCCACCTTCGCAGCTGCGGCGACCTGAGCTCCGGCTCCTCCCTGAGGCGTCTCCTGTCCGGCCGCAGGCTGGAGCGTGCTACCCGTCCCCACAGCCTCAGCCTCAATGGGGGCAGCCGGGAGACTGGGCTCTGA
- the ENTREP3 gene encoding protein ENTREP3 isoform X3, with amino-acid sequence MMPSPSDSSRSLTSRPSTRGLTHLRLHRPWLQALLTLGLAQVLLGVLVVTFSMVASSITTTESVKRSCPSWAGFSLAFSGVVGIVSWKRPFTLVISFFSLLSVLCVMLSMAGSVLSCKNAQLARDFQECNLDGKVCVCCPSVRLLRPCPESGQELKIALNSTCDEARGALKNLLFSVCGLTICAAIICTLSAIVCCIQIFSLDLVHTQLAPERSVSGPLGPLGCTSSPPDPLLHTMLDLEEFVPPVPPPPYYPPEYTCSSETDAQSITYNGSMDSPVPLYPTDCPPSYEAVMGLRGDSQATLFDPQLHDGSCICERVASIVDVSMDSGSLVLSAIGDLPGGSSPSEDSCLLELQGSVRSVDYVLFRSIQRSRAGYCLSLDCGLRGPFEDSPLPRRPPRAARSYSCSAPEAPPPLGAPTAARSCHRLEGWPPWVGPCFPELRRRVPRGGSRPAAAPSPRAPARRFSDSSGSLTPPGHRPPHPAPPPPLLLPRSHSDPGITTSSNTAEFRDLYTKVLEEEAASVSSADTGLCSEACLFRLAHCPSPKLLRARSAEKRRPVPTFQKVPLPSGPAPAHSLGDLKGSWPGRGLVTRFLQMSRKAPDPNGNGAHGHKQVPRSPCGRPGQESLHLRSCGDLSSGSSLRRLLSGRRLERATRPHSLSLNGGSRETGL; translated from the exons ATGATGCCCTCGCCTAGCGATTCCAGCCGCTCGCTAACTAGCCGGCCCAGCACTCGGGGCCTTACACACCTCCGCCTCCACCGACCCTGGCTACAGGCCCTGCTCACGCTGGGGCTGGCTCAGGTGCTCCTGGGCGTCCTGGTGGTCACCTTCAGCATGGTGGcctcctccatcaccaccactgagAGCGTCAAGAGATCCTGCCCGTCTTGGGCTGGGTTCTCG CTGGCGTTTTCCGGGGTTGTTGGCATCGTGTCTTGGAAGCGGCCGTTCACTCTAGTG atctccttcttctccttgcTTTCGGTGCTCTGTGTCATGCTCAGCATGGCCGGCTCTGTTCTCTCCTGTAAAAACGCTCAGCTGGCCCGAGACTTCCAAGAATGCAACTTG GATGGGAAGGTCTGCGTGTGCTGCCCCTCTGTTCGTCTTCTTAGGCCCTGTCCAGAGTCGGGGCAGGAACTGAAAATTGCTCTTAACTCCACCTGTGATGAAGCCCGAGGGGCCCTCAAG AACTTACTCTTCAGCGTCTGTGGGCTCACCATATGTGCCGCCATAATCTGTACCCTCTCTGCCATTGTCTGCTGCATCCAGATCTTCTCCCTGGACCTTGTGCACACG CAGTTGGCGCCTGAACGCTCAGTCTCAGGCCCTTTGGGGCCTCTGGGCTGTACCTCCTCGCCCCCAGACCCTCTCCTGCACACCATGCTGGACCTGGAGGAATTTGTACCACCCGTGCCCCCGCCACCGTACTACCCCCCCGAGTATACCTGCAGCTCAGAAACAGATGCGCAGAG CATCACCTACAATGGCTCCATGGACAGCCCAGTGCCCTTATACCCTACTGATTGCCCCCCTTCTTATGAGGCCGTCATGGGGCTACGAGGAGACAGTCAG GCCACTCTGTTTGATCCTCAGCTGCATGATGGCTCCTGCATCTGCGAGCGAGTGGCCTCCATTGTAGACG TGTCCATGGACAGCGGGTCTCTGGTGCTGTCTGCCATTGGCGACCTCCCGGGGGGCTCCAGCCCATCGGAGGACTCGTGCCTGCTGGAGTTGCAGGGCTCCGTGCGCTCCGTTGACTACGTGCTCTTCCGCTCTATTCAGCGCAGCCGCGCTGGCTACTGCCTCAGCCTGGACTGCGGCCTTCGGGGCCCCTTCGAGGACAGCCCCCTTCCCCGGCGGCCCCCAAGGGCAGCCCGCTCCTATTCCTGCTCTGCCCCCgaagccccacccccactgggTGCCCCCACAGCGGCCCGCAGCTGCCACCGGCTGGAGGGCTGGCCGCCTTGGGTGGGACCCTGCTTCCCCGAGCTGAGGCGGCGGGTCCCCCGGGGAGGCAGCCGGCCAGCTGCGGCCCCTTCCCCCCGAGCCCCGGCCCGCCGCTTCAGCGATAGCTCAGGTTCCCTCACCCCACCGGGGCACCGGCCTCCTCACCCGGCTCCCCCACCACCGCTGCTGCTGCCACGGTCCCACAGTGACCCAGGCATCACCACCTCCAGCAACACTG CTGAATTCAGGGACCTTTATACCAAAGTGCTTGAGGAAGAAGCTGCTTCCGTTTCCTCTGCAGATACAG ggcTCTGCTCTGAAGCCTGCCTCTTCCGTCTAGCCCATTGCCCTTCCCCCAAGTTGCTCCGTGCCCGCTCAGCAGAGAAGCGGCGCCCTGTGCCCACCTTCCAGAAGGTCCCCCTGCCCTCGGGCCCTGCACCAGCCCACTCCCTGGGGGACCTGAAGGGCAGCTGGCCAGGCCGGGGCCTGGTCACCCGTTTCCTCCAGATGTCCAGGAAGGCCCCAGATCCCAATGGGAATGGAGCCCATGGGCATAAACAG GTGCCCCGGAGCCCCTGCGGCCGGCCAGGCCAAGAGAGCCTCCACCTTCGCAGCTGCGGCGACCTGAGCTCCGGCTCCTCCCTGAGGCGTCTCCTGTCCGGCCGCAGGCTGGAGCGTGCTACCCGTCCCCACAGCCTCAGCCTCAATGGGGGCAGCCGGGAGACTGGGCTCTGA
- the ENTREP3 gene encoding protein ENTREP3 isoform X4: protein MMPSPSDSSRSLTSRPSTRGLTHLRLHRPWLQALLTLGLAQVLLGVLVVTFSMVASSITTTESVKRSCPSWAGFSLAFSGVVGIVSWKRPFTLVISFFSLLSVLCVMLSMAGSVLSCKNAQLARDFQECNLDGKVCVCCPSVRLLRPCPESGQELKIALNSTCDEARGALKNLLFSVCGLTICAAIICTLSAIVCCIQIFSLDLVHTLAPERSVSGPLGPLGCTSSPPDPLLHTMLDLEEFVPPVPPPPYYPPEYTCSSETDAQSITYNGSMDSPVPLYPTDCPPSYEAVMGLRGDSQATLFDPQLHDGSCICERVASIVDVSMDSGSLVLSAIGDLPGGSSPSEDSCLLELQGSVRSVDYVLFRSIQRSRAGYCLSLDCGLRGPFEDSPLPRRPPRAARSYSCSAPEAPPPLGAPTAARSCHRLEGWPPWVGPCFPELRRRVPRGGSRPAAAPSPRAPARRFSDSSGSLTPPGHRPPHPAPPPPLLLPRSHSDPGITTSSNTAEFRDLYTKVLEEEAASVSSADTGLCSEACLFRLAHCPSPKLLRARSAEKRRPVPTFQKVPLPSGPAPAHSLGDLKGSWPGRGLVTRFLQMSRKAPDPNGNGAHGHKQVPRSPCGRPGQESLHLRSCGDLSSGSSLRRLLSGRRLERATRPHSLSLNGGSRETGL, encoded by the exons ATGATGCCCTCGCCTAGCGATTCCAGCCGCTCGCTAACTAGCCGGCCCAGCACTCGGGGCCTTACACACCTCCGCCTCCACCGACCCTGGCTACAGGCCCTGCTCACGCTGGGGCTGGCTCAGGTGCTCCTGGGCGTCCTGGTGGTCACCTTCAGCATGGTGGcctcctccatcaccaccactgagAGCGTCAAGAGATCCTGCCCGTCTTGGGCTGGGTTCTCG CTGGCGTTTTCCGGGGTTGTTGGCATCGTGTCTTGGAAGCGGCCGTTCACTCTAGTG atctccttcttctccttgcTTTCGGTGCTCTGTGTCATGCTCAGCATGGCCGGCTCTGTTCTCTCCTGTAAAAACGCTCAGCTGGCCCGAGACTTCCAAGAATGCAACTTG GATGGGAAGGTCTGCGTGTGCTGCCCCTCTGTTCGTCTTCTTAGGCCCTGTCCAGAGTCGGGGCAGGAACTGAAAATTGCTCTTAACTCCACCTGTGATGAAGCCCGAGGGGCCCTCAAG AACTTACTCTTCAGCGTCTGTGGGCTCACCATATGTGCCGCCATAATCTGTACCCTCTCTGCCATTGTCTGCTGCATCCAGATCTTCTCCCTGGACCTTGTGCACACG TTGGCGCCTGAACGCTCAGTCTCAGGCCCTTTGGGGCCTCTGGGCTGTACCTCCTCGCCCCCAGACCCTCTCCTGCACACCATGCTGGACCTGGAGGAATTTGTACCACCCGTGCCCCCGCCACCGTACTACCCCCCCGAGTATACCTGCAGCTCAGAAACAGATGCGCAGAG CATCACCTACAATGGCTCCATGGACAGCCCAGTGCCCTTATACCCTACTGATTGCCCCCCTTCTTATGAGGCCGTCATGGGGCTACGAGGAGACAGTCAG GCCACTCTGTTTGATCCTCAGCTGCATGATGGCTCCTGCATCTGCGAGCGAGTGGCCTCCATTGTAGACG TGTCCATGGACAGCGGGTCTCTGGTGCTGTCTGCCATTGGCGACCTCCCGGGGGGCTCCAGCCCATCGGAGGACTCGTGCCTGCTGGAGTTGCAGGGCTCCGTGCGCTCCGTTGACTACGTGCTCTTCCGCTCTATTCAGCGCAGCCGCGCTGGCTACTGCCTCAGCCTGGACTGCGGCCTTCGGGGCCCCTTCGAGGACAGCCCCCTTCCCCGGCGGCCCCCAAGGGCAGCCCGCTCCTATTCCTGCTCTGCCCCCgaagccccacccccactgggTGCCCCCACAGCGGCCCGCAGCTGCCACCGGCTGGAGGGCTGGCCGCCTTGGGTGGGACCCTGCTTCCCCGAGCTGAGGCGGCGGGTCCCCCGGGGAGGCAGCCGGCCAGCTGCGGCCCCTTCCCCCCGAGCCCCGGCCCGCCGCTTCAGCGATAGCTCAGGTTCCCTCACCCCACCGGGGCACCGGCCTCCTCACCCGGCTCCCCCACCACCGCTGCTGCTGCCACGGTCCCACAGTGACCCAGGCATCACCACCTCCAGCAACACTG CTGAATTCAGGGACCTTTATACCAAAGTGCTTGAGGAAGAAGCTGCTTCCGTTTCCTCTGCAGATACAG ggcTCTGCTCTGAAGCCTGCCTCTTCCGTCTAGCCCATTGCCCTTCCCCCAAGTTGCTCCGTGCCCGCTCAGCAGAGAAGCGGCGCCCTGTGCCCACCTTCCAGAAGGTCCCCCTGCCCTCGGGCCCTGCACCAGCCCACTCCCTGGGGGACCTGAAGGGCAGCTGGCCAGGCCGGGGCCTGGTCACCCGTTTCCTCCAGATGTCCAGGAAGGCCCCAGATCCCAATGGGAATGGAGCCCATGGGCATAAACAG GTGCCCCGGAGCCCCTGCGGCCGGCCAGGCCAAGAGAGCCTCCACCTTCGCAGCTGCGGCGACCTGAGCTCCGGCTCCTCCCTGAGGCGTCTCCTGTCCGGCCGCAGGCTGGAGCGTGCTACCCGTCCCCACAGCCTCAGCCTCAATGGGGGCAGCCGGGAGACTGGGCTCTGA